The Providencia sp. PROV188 genome includes a region encoding these proteins:
- the rcsC gene encoding two-component system sensor histidine kinase RcsC, whose translation MRYLPSFKTSLRLSRDLFRVLGVMLWGMGLFITLFFLYMQFNEHKSDLRQQFHSGYENLQVYIQQSNATLRLIHSMTEQQRLKDEEHQQKVGIQQEDITLPASTSYSLYPLMPSADCDVFKQRTQNYLSAFEQLNIFWKDSIAVPQGLNHVFVFGTGSYCMMDYSIRAAVSDIDTLKKVVYDNARIYKQLRQQGQERNLYTITHSSQPSNGQLYLMIPIYEKSLIVGFIGIERAINLNQFNLRNNPAVEITLINSSNQPVLYTSSDSNIKNSPLLTSGEINYFGFNSDYTQLFFKKRLAPSQLTVIYSIETSYLISNLKTSIIYAILINILSGTLIFFLIWLLERRMLEPAANTAIRLEEHEQFNHKIVASAPVGIIILRLSDGGNILSNELAHNYFRLLSEDDKQRILTIIRQKSSNYIDVVATNGTHLQISFVNSRYQNEDVAICVLIDISIRVQMEKSLQDVADAADQANQAKSMFLATVSHELRTPLYGIIGNIELLQRYDLSDKALRLVSTMDNSSSLLLQIISDILDFSKIESKQLKIENKLFNCRNVFAYVLANYVPLATKKQVSLYSYIEPNIPDMMLSDPVRLQQVISNIVNNSIKFTDSGFVMLHVWKDENYLKIEIKDSGIGMTPAVVMQLFDPFFQVYDQNNGHKGTGLGLAICEKLINLMDGDIGVDSQAGLGSTFTIRIPLYGQQYLEPIIPEYRKNYRVAVAGQNAFLIDFLVRLLEHHHFNVVTGSSIDINETYDLLITDSQESVALQNRNLLKLSSLYSGELFETQPSNWLYNTYQLDKLPMLIDKIIVKLVQGTKESLENHDLEDADADLNTFKVLIVDDHPINRMLLTEQLTSIGFMTSTAVDGLDALKFLEHNHADIVLSDVNMPNMDGYQLARTLREHGFRQPIVALTANAMAEEKQRCLDAGMNDCLSKPTSISVLRESLVKYVKPNE comes from the coding sequence TTGAGATATTTACCCTCGTTTAAAACATCCCTCAGATTATCTAGAGATCTTTTTCGTGTCCTAGGCGTTATGCTATGGGGAATGGGGCTTTTCATCACTCTGTTTTTCCTTTATATGCAGTTCAATGAACATAAATCTGATCTGCGCCAGCAATTCCATTCTGGTTATGAAAACCTGCAAGTTTATATTCAGCAGTCAAATGCTACACTTCGCCTTATTCATTCCATGACGGAGCAGCAACGACTCAAAGACGAAGAACATCAACAAAAAGTGGGTATTCAACAAGAAGATATCACTTTACCCGCATCCACGTCATACTCGCTATATCCACTCATGCCATCGGCAGATTGTGATGTATTTAAGCAGCGAACTCAGAATTATCTTTCTGCTTTTGAACAACTCAATATTTTCTGGAAAGACAGCATTGCGGTCCCCCAAGGCTTAAATCACGTATTTGTCTTTGGAACAGGCAGTTACTGCATGATGGATTATTCAATTCGTGCTGCAGTTTCTGATATTGATACGCTAAAAAAAGTGGTCTATGACAATGCGCGGATCTACAAACAGTTAAGACAGCAGGGTCAAGAGCGCAATTTATATACCATCACCCACAGTTCTCAACCATCAAATGGTCAACTCTATTTGATGATCCCTATCTATGAGAAAAGCTTAATTGTTGGTTTTATTGGGATTGAGCGAGCGATAAACTTAAATCAGTTTAATTTACGTAATAATCCAGCCGTTGAAATCACATTAATTAACTCATCAAATCAACCTGTTCTCTACACTTCATCAGATTCGAATATTAAAAATTCACCATTGCTGACATCTGGAGAGATAAATTATTTCGGTTTTAACTCTGATTATACTCAGCTGTTTTTTAAGAAGCGTTTAGCACCTTCGCAACTAACGGTTATTTATTCAATTGAGACATCGTATTTAATCAGCAACCTAAAAACATCAATAATTTACGCAATATTAATTAATATTTTGTCTGGTACGTTAATCTTCTTTTTAATTTGGTTATTAGAAAGACGAATGTTAGAGCCTGCTGCCAATACGGCGATTCGTCTTGAAGAGCATGAACAATTTAACCATAAAATTGTGGCATCAGCTCCTGTTGGGATCATTATCCTAAGGCTAAGTGATGGCGGCAATATTCTGAGTAATGAGCTCGCACATAACTATTTCCGTTTACTGAGTGAAGATGATAAACAGCGAATTTTGACGATTATTCGTCAAAAATCTAGCAACTATATTGATGTTGTTGCAACGAATGGCACCCATCTACAAATTAGTTTTGTGAATTCACGTTATCAAAATGAAGATGTGGCTATCTGCGTATTGATCGACATTAGTATTCGTGTGCAGATGGAAAAATCATTGCAGGATGTCGCAGATGCAGCGGATCAGGCGAACCAAGCGAAATCGATGTTCTTAGCCACGGTGAGCCATGAATTAAGAACACCGTTGTATGGGATCATCGGTAATATTGAGTTATTGCAACGGTATGATTTATCAGATAAAGCGCTTCGATTAGTTTCTACAATGGATAATTCGTCATCGCTATTGTTGCAGATTATCAGTGATATTTTGGATTTCTCCAAAATTGAATCCAAACAATTAAAAATAGAAAATAAATTATTCAATTGCCGCAATGTATTTGCTTATGTTCTTGCTAACTACGTCCCTTTAGCAACTAAAAAACAAGTGTCACTTTACTCTTATATTGAGCCGAATATTCCAGACATGATGCTTAGCGACCCAGTGCGCCTACAACAAGTTATCTCCAATATTGTGAATAACAGCATAAAGTTCACAGACTCTGGTTTTGTGATGCTGCATGTTTGGAAAGATGAAAATTATTTAAAAATTGAAATCAAGGATTCGGGGATTGGAATGACCCCAGCAGTGGTTATGCAATTATTTGACCCATTCTTCCAAGTATACGATCAAAATAATGGACACAAAGGGACAGGGTTAGGGCTCGCTATTTGTGAGAAACTCATCAACTTGATGGATGGTGATATTGGTGTGGATTCTCAAGCGGGGCTGGGGAGTACCTTTACGATCCGCATTCCACTCTATGGCCAGCAATATTTAGAACCCATTATTCCTGAGTACCGAAAAAATTACCGTGTCGCCGTGGCAGGCCAAAATGCATTCTTAATTGATTTTCTTGTAAGATTGCTCGAACACCATCATTTTAATGTGGTGACGGGCTCATCCATTGATATCAATGAGACGTATGACTTGTTGATTACGGATAGCCAAGAAAGTGTTGCCTTACAGAATAGAAACTTGCTGAAACTCAGTAGTTTATATTCAGGTGAATTATTTGAAACTCAACCAAGTAATTGGCTCTATAACACTTATCAGCTCGATAAGCTGCCAATGTTGATTGATAAAATCATTGTTAAGTTGGTTCAAGGTACTAAAGAGAGTTTAGAGAACCATGACCTTGAAGATGCCGATGCAGATTTGAATACGTTTAAAGTCTTAATTGTTGATGACCATCCTATTAACCGAATGCTATTGACAGAGCAGCTGACAAGCATTGGCTTTATGACAAGTACGGCAGTCGATGGATTAGATGCGTTGAAATTCCTTGAGCATAATCATGCGGACATTGTTCTTTCTGATGTGAATATGCCCAATATGGACGGTTATCAATTGGCGCGCACGTTGCGAGAACACGGTTTTAGGCAGCCTATTGTAGCGTTAACGGCAAATGCCATGGCAGAAGAGAAGCAGCGTTGTCTTGATGCGGGTATGAATGATTGTCTCTCGAAGCCTACATCGATCAGTGTGCTACGGGAGTCGTTGGTGAAATATGTTAAACCTAATGAGTGA
- the gyrA gene encoding DNA topoisomerase (ATP-hydrolyzing) subunit A — protein sequence MSEIAREITPVNIEEELKSSYLDYAMSVIVGRALPDVRDGLKPVHRRVLFAMNVLGNDWNKPYKKSARIVGDVIGKYHPHGDSAVYETIVRLAQPFSMRYMLVDGQGNFGSVDGDSAAAMRYTEIRMAKIAHEMLADLEKETVDFVPNYDGTEQIPEVMPTKIPNLLVNGSSGIAVGMATNIPPHNLGEVINGCLAYIEDEDISIEGLMEHIPGPDFPTAAIINGRRGIIDAYRTGRGKVYIRARAEVEVDEKNGRETIIVNEIPYQVNKARLIEKIAELVKEKRVEGISALRDESDKDGMRIVIEIKRDAVGEVVLNNLYSLTQLQVSFGINMVALHQGQPKILNLKDIIAAFVRHRREVVTRRTIFELRKARDRAHILEALAVALANIDPIIELIRKAPTPAEAKAGLIARSWALGNVAAMLERAGDDAARPEWLEPQYGVHEGQYFLTEQQAQAILDLRLQKLTGLEHEKLLEEYRELLKQIEELLFILRSPERLMEVIREELEAIRDAYNDPRRTEITENTADINIEDLINQEDVVVTLSHQGYVKYQPLSDYEAQRRGGKGKSAARIKEEDFIERLLVANTHDTILCFSSRGRLYWMKVYQLPEASRGARGRPIVNLLPLEQDERITAILPVREYEEGYYVFMATASGTVKKTPLQDFSRPRSAGIIAVNLNEGDELIGVDLTNGSNEVMLFSAQGKVVRFAEDAVRAMGRTATGVRGIKLMDDDKVVSLIIPRGEGHILTVTENGFGKRTEEAEYPTKSRATQGVISIKVSERNGQVVGAIQVEDTDQIMMITDAGTLVRTRVSEVSVVGRNTQGVTLIRTAEDEKVVGLQRVAETEDDDNTDEEGIDVDGEAQTDADTEE from the coding sequence ATGAGCGAGATTGCCAGAGAAATCACCCCAGTCAATATCGAAGAAGAACTGAAAAGTTCCTATTTGGATTATGCAATGTCCGTTATCGTCGGCCGTGCACTTCCAGATGTTCGAGATGGGCTGAAGCCAGTACACCGCCGAGTGTTATTTGCGATGAATGTACTGGGAAATGATTGGAATAAACCCTATAAAAAGTCTGCCCGTATCGTTGGGGACGTCATCGGTAAATACCATCCACATGGAGACAGCGCCGTTTATGAGACCATCGTTCGTCTCGCGCAGCCTTTCTCTATGCGCTACATGCTGGTAGATGGTCAGGGGAACTTTGGTTCAGTTGACGGAGACTCCGCCGCTGCAATGCGTTATACGGAAATCCGTATGGCGAAAATTGCCCATGAAATGCTGGCTGATTTAGAAAAAGAAACCGTAGACTTTGTTCCTAACTATGATGGTACAGAGCAAATCCCAGAAGTGATGCCAACGAAGATACCTAACCTTTTGGTCAATGGTTCTTCAGGGATTGCTGTCGGGATGGCCACTAACATTCCTCCGCACAACTTAGGGGAAGTGATTAATGGTTGCTTAGCTTATATAGAAGACGAAGATATTAGTATCGAAGGCTTGATGGAACACATCCCAGGCCCTGACTTCCCGACTGCCGCTATTATCAATGGTCGTCGTGGTATTATCGATGCGTATCGTACCGGTCGCGGTAAAGTGTACATTCGTGCACGTGCCGAGGTCGAAGTTGATGAGAAAAATGGTCGTGAAACCATTATCGTCAACGAAATTCCGTATCAAGTGAACAAAGCGCGCTTGATTGAAAAAATTGCGGAATTAGTTAAAGAAAAACGCGTTGAAGGTATCAGTGCACTGCGTGATGAGTCTGATAAAGACGGTATGCGTATTGTCATTGAAATTAAGCGCGATGCAGTCGGCGAAGTAGTACTAAATAACCTGTATTCACTGACGCAATTGCAAGTTTCTTTCGGTATCAACATGGTGGCACTGCATCAGGGTCAACCAAAAATCTTGAACCTGAAAGATATTATTGCCGCGTTTGTTCGCCATCGTCGTGAAGTTGTTACACGCCGTACTATTTTCGAACTGCGTAAAGCCCGTGACCGTGCGCACATCCTTGAAGCGTTGGCGGTGGCACTGGCGAATATCGACCCAATTATCGAATTGATCCGTAAAGCACCAACACCAGCTGAAGCAAAAGCTGGGCTGATTGCCCGTTCTTGGGCTCTGGGTAATGTTGCTGCGATGCTGGAACGTGCGGGTGATGATGCTGCACGTCCTGAGTGGTTAGAGCCACAATATGGTGTTCATGAAGGTCAATATTTCCTGACTGAACAGCAAGCACAAGCAATTTTGGATCTGCGTTTACAGAAATTAACCGGTCTTGAGCATGAAAAACTGCTGGAAGAGTACCGTGAACTTCTGAAACAAATCGAAGAATTACTGTTTATTCTGCGTAGCCCTGAGCGTTTAATGGAAGTTATTCGTGAAGAGTTAGAAGCAATTCGTGATGCTTATAACGACCCGCGTCGTACTGAGATCACTGAAAATACCGCAGATATCAATATTGAAGATTTGATCAACCAAGAAGATGTGGTGGTAACGCTATCTCACCAAGGTTATGTGAAGTATCAGCCATTGTCTGACTACGAAGCACAACGCCGTGGTGGTAAAGGTAAATCCGCAGCGCGTATTAAAGAAGAAGACTTTATTGAGCGTCTGCTGGTGGCGAATACCCACGATACTATCTTGTGTTTCTCCAGTCGTGGTCGCTTATATTGGATGAAAGTCTATCAATTGCCTGAAGCTAGCCGTGGTGCTCGTGGACGTCCAATTGTGAACTTACTGCCACTTGAGCAAGATGAACGTATCACCGCGATTTTACCAGTGCGTGAATACGAAGAGGGCTATTATGTCTTTATGGCGACCGCGAGCGGTACCGTGAAGAAAACCCCTCTGCAAGATTTCAGTCGCCCAAGAAGTGCCGGTATTATTGCCGTGAACTTGAATGAAGGCGATGAGCTGATTGGTGTTGATTTAACCAACGGTAGCAATGAAGTCATGCTGTTCTCTGCGCAAGGCAAAGTGGTGCGCTTTGCAGAAGATGCGGTTCGTGCGATGGGACGTACAGCGACAGGTGTTCGCGGTATTAAATTAATGGACGACGATAAAGTTGTTTCTTTAATTATTCCTCGTGGTGAAGGCCATATTCTGACCGTGACTGAAAACGGCTTCGGTAAGCGTACTGAAGAAGCAGAATACCCAACAAAATCTCGTGCAACTCAAGGGGTTATCTCTATTAAAGTGAGCGAGCGTAATGGTCAAGTTGTTGGCGCTATCCAAGTTGAGGATACCGACCAAATTATGATGATTACGGATGCTGGGACTCTGGTTCGTACCCGCGTTTCTGAAGTTAGCGTCGTTGGACGTAATACTCAAGGTGTGACGCTGATCCGTACTGCTGAAGATGAAAAAGTAGTTGGTTTACAACGTGTTGCTGAAACTGAAGACGATGACAATACCGATGAAGAGGGTATTGATGTTGACGGTGAAGCACAAACTGATGCAGATACCGAAGAGTAA
- the ubiG gene encoding bifunctional 2-polyprenyl-6-hydroxyphenol methylase/3-demethylubiquinol 3-O-methyltransferase UbiG: MNDTQDQTYLNVDKQEIEKFESIASRWWDLEGEFAPLHRINPLRLGYIMQRVDGIFGKKILDVGCGGGILSESMAREGADVTGLDMGADPLMVARLHSLESGIPVEYVQETVEQHADKHPQSYDIVTCMEMLEHVPDPESVVRACAKLVKPGGHVIFSTINRNRKAWLMAVVAAEYVMKMVPKGTHDANKFIRPSELISWVDKTQLKEQHMMGLHYNPITDKFWLGPNVDVNYMLHTISE, from the coding sequence ATGAATGATACCCAAGACCAAACGTACCTAAACGTCGACAAACAAGAAATTGAAAAGTTTGAATCGATAGCATCACGTTGGTGGGATCTTGAAGGCGAGTTTGCCCCATTACACCGCATTAATCCGCTGCGTTTAGGCTACATCATGCAACGTGTAGACGGCATTTTTGGTAAGAAAATCCTCGACGTTGGCTGCGGTGGCGGTATTTTATCTGAAAGCATGGCGCGCGAAGGTGCGGATGTCACGGGTTTAGATATGGGTGCAGACCCATTAATGGTCGCTCGTCTACACTCTCTGGAATCGGGCATTCCTGTGGAATACGTCCAAGAAACCGTCGAACAGCATGCAGATAAACACCCTCAGAGCTACGATATCGTCACTTGCATGGAAATGCTTGAGCACGTTCCAGACCCAGAATCTGTGGTAAGAGCCTGCGCGAAATTAGTTAAACCTGGCGGACATGTTATTTTTTCCACCATTAATCGCAACAGAAAAGCATGGCTAATGGCTGTCGTGGCAGCGGAATATGTGATGAAAATGGTTCCAAAAGGCACCCATGATGCTAATAAGTTTATCCGCCCATCCGAATTAATTAGCTGGGTCGATAAAACGCAATTAAAAGAACAACATATGATGGGACTGCATTATAATCCAATCACCGATAAATTTTGGTTAGGCCCTAACGTTGATGTGAACTATATGCTGCATACGATCAGCGAATAA